One genomic segment of Sebastes fasciatus isolate fSebFas1 chromosome 17, fSebFas1.pri, whole genome shotgun sequence includes these proteins:
- the ube2ql1 gene encoding ubiquitin-conjugating enzyme E2Q-like protein 1, whose amino-acid sequence MATLLRKIGLIRLHDRDTEDPKHHQGSLKGTKGGNQKNNANKHCQTANETNNILSTPEIKARKLDQQGKDKPSGKDKDKDKQQGKDAKEKQQTGGGGGGGGGGGGGSKATSSIPPLAPHRQHCTQVRTRRLMKELQEIRRLGDNFITVELVEDNLYDWNVKLHQVDKDSALWQDMKETSTEFILLNVTFPDNFPFSPPFMRVLTPRLENGYVLDGGAICMELLTPRGWSSAYTVEAVMRQFAASLVKGQGRICRKAGKSKKAFSRKEAEATFKSLVKTHEKYGWVSPPVSDG is encoded by the exons ATGGCCACCCTACTGCGGAAGATCGGTCTGATCCGCCTGCACGACCGAGACACCGAGGATCCGAAGCACCATCAGGGCTCGCTAAAGGGGACTAAAGGAGGCAACCAGAAGAACAACGCCAACAAACACTGTCAGACCGCCAACGAGACCAACAACATCCTGAGCACGCCGGAGATTAAGGCGAGGAAGCTGGACCAGCAGGGCAAGGACAAGCCGTCCGGCAAGGATAAGGATAAGGATAAGCAGCAGGGCAAGGACGCGAAGGAGAAGCAGcagactggaggaggaggaggtggaggaggtggaggaggaggtggtagTAAAGCGACCTCCTCGATACCTCCGCTGGCGCCTCACCGGCAACACTGCACCCAGGTCCGGACGCGCAGGCTCATGAAGGAGCTGCAGGAGATCCGGAGGCTAGGGGACAACTTCATCACGGTGGAGCTGGTGGAGGACAACCTGTACGACTGGAACGTCAAGCTGCACCAGGTGGACAAGGACTCGGCGCTGTGGCAGGACATGAAGGAGACGAGCACCGAGTTCATACTGCTCAACGTCACCTTTCCCGACAATTTCCCCTTCTCGCCGCCGTTCATGCGCGTCCTGACGCCCCGCCTGGAGAACGGCTACGTGCTGGACGGCGGCGCCATATGCATGGAGCTGTTGACACCCAGAGGATGGAGCAGCGCCTACACGGTGGAGGCGGTCATGAGGCAGTTTGCGGCCAGCCTCGTTAAAGGACAG GGGCGTATATGTAGGAAAGCAGGGAAGTCCAAGAAAGCTTTCAGCCGCAAGGAAGCCGAGGCCACCTTCAAGTCCCTGGTGAAGACCCACGAGAAGTACGGCTGGGTGTCCCCGCCTGTCTCCGACGGCTGA